A genome region from Methylohalobius crimeensis 10Ki includes the following:
- a CDS encoding DUF3313 domain-containing protein — protein sequence MGNSVNRKIHGIFGLVLTVILLGGCASTRQARDVEAAGFLGDYSMLREGGKGEALRVYINPKYEQTCNSYDKVMIDPVAIWVRENDGLAEIPSEELQRLVNYLHGSLVSELGQYYRIVQTLQPGTLRIRGAITEAEGSWVTLDMVSSFMPQMLVMTKHKELTPGTVKFISTASAEAEIVDAVTGERIAAAVDRRVVDKAPGGVTDRWNEVETIFDFWARRLAYRLVNCGAMPPE from the coding sequence ATGGGAAATTCTGTCAATCGAAAGATCCATGGCATTTTCGGGCTGGTTCTGACTGTAATTCTCCTGGGAGGGTGCGCATCGACCAGGCAGGCGAGGGATGTCGAAGCGGCCGGTTTCCTGGGGGATTATTCGATGCTCCGGGAAGGGGGCAAGGGAGAGGCGCTTAGGGTCTACATCAACCCGAAATATGAACAGACCTGTAATTCCTATGACAAGGTTATGATCGATCCCGTCGCCATATGGGTTCGTGAAAACGATGGCTTGGCCGAGATTCCGTCCGAGGAACTGCAGAGACTGGTCAACTACCTGCACGGTTCGCTGGTGAGCGAATTGGGTCAATACTACCGGATCGTGCAGACGCTTCAACCGGGAACCTTACGGATCAGAGGGGCGATCACCGAGGCGGAGGGTTCCTGGGTGACACTGGATATGGTCTCGTCGTTTATGCCGCAGATGCTGGTGATGACTAAGCACAAGGAGTTGACGCCCGGAACCGTGAAATTCATCAGTACGGCCAGCGCCGAAGCCGAGATTGTGGATGCCGTGACCGGCGAACGGATTGCCGCGGCCGTCGACCGCCGAGTGGTGGACAAGGCGCCCGGCGGGGTTACCGACCGTTGGAACGAGGTAGAGACGATCTTCGACTTCTGGGCGAGACGATTGGCTTACCGGTTGGTGAACTGTGGTGCGATGCCGCCGGAGTAG